In Micromonospora sp. NBC_01813, the following are encoded in one genomic region:
- a CDS encoding ArnT family glycosyltransferase produces the protein MTSTLSAPGPAAPDPATRPPALDPDPPAPTARAPLRVRLVRGRSQDPAWVRPALLVLLAGTAGLYLWGLGASGWANAYYSAAAQAGSQNWTAFFFGSSDAGNSITVDKPPASLWLMALSVRIFGLNSWSILVPQALAGVASVGVLYTTVRRWYGPAAGLIAGLALAGTPVAVLMFRFNNPDALLVLLLVAAAYATVRAVETASTRWLLLAGTAIGFAFLTKMLQALLIVPVLALVYLIAAPTSLRRRLVQLVLGGLAIVGAAGWWIAIVELVPASYRPYVGGSQSNSILELTLGYNGLGRITGEQVGSVGGGMGGGWGQTGLTRLFDAENGGQIAWLLPAALVLLIAGLASTARAPRTDRARAGLLLWGGWLLVTAVVFSFMAGIYHAYYTVALAPAVGALIGIGGCLLWDRRRRFWAVAVLAATVALSTAWAWVLLGRSPDWHPWLRIMVAVVGTAATVALLFAGRMRTRFALLAAGAALVAVLAGPTGYALATAATTHTGSIPTAGPAVSGRFGGPGGAGGPGGRDGMGGPGAMGGPGGDGGPTGPGGDGGAGQPDGTDGPAGAGNPGGTAGPGGGGTGNRGGGGMGGLLDASTANEELVTALQADSDAYTWVAAAVGANNAAGYQLASEEPVMALGGFNGSDPSPTLTQFQRYVADGEIHYFIAGSLARSDSGSDDAQQIAEWVTASFTATDIGGVTVYDLTGS, from the coding sequence ATGACTTCGACACTGTCTGCGCCCGGCCCGGCGGCACCGGACCCGGCCACCCGGCCACCGGCGTTGGATCCCGACCCGCCGGCCCCGACCGCCCGCGCTCCACTGCGGGTACGCCTGGTGCGCGGCCGGAGCCAGGACCCGGCCTGGGTCCGCCCCGCCCTGCTCGTCCTGCTCGCCGGCACCGCAGGGCTGTACCTGTGGGGGCTCGGCGCGTCCGGCTGGGCCAACGCCTACTATTCGGCGGCCGCCCAGGCCGGCTCGCAGAACTGGACAGCGTTCTTCTTCGGCTCCTCGGACGCCGGCAACTCGATCACCGTCGACAAACCACCGGCGTCACTGTGGCTGATGGCGCTCTCGGTCCGGATCTTCGGACTGAACTCGTGGAGCATCCTGGTGCCGCAGGCGCTGGCCGGCGTCGCATCGGTCGGGGTGCTGTACACCACCGTCCGCCGCTGGTACGGGCCGGCCGCCGGACTGATCGCCGGGCTGGCCCTGGCCGGTACTCCCGTCGCGGTCCTGATGTTCCGGTTCAACAACCCCGATGCGCTGCTGGTGCTGCTGCTGGTGGCCGCCGCGTACGCCACCGTGCGGGCGGTGGAGACCGCGAGCACCCGATGGCTGCTGCTGGCTGGCACCGCGATCGGATTCGCCTTCCTGACCAAGATGTTGCAGGCGTTGCTCATCGTGCCGGTCCTGGCCCTGGTGTACCTGATCGCGGCACCGACGTCGCTGCGGCGGCGGCTGGTCCAACTGGTCCTCGGTGGGCTGGCCATCGTGGGTGCCGCCGGCTGGTGGATAGCGATCGTCGAACTCGTTCCGGCGAGCTACCGCCCGTATGTCGGCGGCTCGCAGAGCAACAGCATTCTCGAACTGACGCTCGGCTACAACGGACTCGGTCGGATCACCGGTGAGCAGGTCGGCTCGGTCGGCGGGGGGATGGGCGGCGGCTGGGGGCAGACCGGACTGACCCGGCTGTTCGACGCGGAGAACGGTGGCCAGATCGCCTGGCTGCTGCCGGCCGCGCTGGTCCTGCTGATCGCCGGCCTGGCGAGCACCGCCCGGGCACCTCGCACCGACCGTGCCCGCGCCGGGCTGCTCCTCTGGGGAGGATGGCTGCTGGTCACCGCCGTGGTGTTCAGCTTCATGGCCGGGATCTACCACGCCTACTACACGGTGGCACTCGCTCCGGCGGTCGGTGCGCTGATCGGCATTGGTGGCTGCCTGCTGTGGGACCGTCGGCGCAGGTTCTGGGCCGTGGCGGTGCTCGCCGCGACCGTGGCGCTCAGCACCGCCTGGGCCTGGGTGCTGCTCGGCCGCAGCCCCGACTGGCATCCCTGGCTGCGGATCATGGTGGCCGTCGTCGGCACCGCCGCCACGGTGGCGCTGCTGTTCGCCGGCCGGATGCGGACCCGCTTCGCGCTGCTGGCCGCCGGCGCGGCCCTGGTCGCCGTACTGGCCGGCCCGACCGGATACGCGCTGGCCACCGCCGCGACCACGCACACCGGCTCGATCCCGACCGCCGGCCCGGCCGTGTCCGGTCGGTTCGGGGGTCCGGGCGGTGCCGGGGGTCCCGGTGGTCGTGACGGGATGGGCGGTCCCGGTGCGATGGGCGGTCCCGGCGGGGACGGTGGTCCTACCGGTCCAGGTGGGGACGGTGGTGCCGGCCAACCCGACGGTACGGACGGACCGGCGGGCGCCGGCAACCCGGGTGGTACGGCTGGACCCGGTGGCGGCGGTACCGGCAACCGGGGCGGCGGTGGAATGGGCGGACTGCTCGACGCCAGCACGGCCAACGAGGAACTGGTCACGGCGCTGCAGGCTGATTCCGACGCGTACACCTGGGTGGCTGCGGCCGTCGGCGCCAACAACGCCGCCGGATACCAGCTCGCCAGCGAGGAACCGGTGATGGCACTCGGTGGATTCAACGGCAGCGACCCGTCGCCCACCCTGACACAGTTCCAGCGGTACGTAGCGGACGGCGAGATCCACTACTTCATTGCGGGCTCGCTGGCCCGCAGCGACTCGGGTAGCGACGACGCCCAACAGATCGCCGAGTGGGTGACGGCGAGCTTCACCGCCACCGACATCGGCGGAGTCACCGTCTACGACCTGACCGGCAGCTGA
- a CDS encoding NAD-binding protein, translating into MRWILLEQERNRTTITALRVAFVVLAVVSAVLGFVGYTKMFAAQPGDTTTPVDIFYYTLQLFVLDADPLSDQAGLPWQLQVARFAAPAATVFALVETARVLLTGELHRLRARRARNHVVVCGDSALAHSLAARLHAAGRRVIVVGPAAGAPPVSRRRLYIVSGDPTNVEVLRAAGVGRADLVYACTDDSTDNVLAATTAGLLRDHRNAGMRIYAQIHDPELCLAMQARRLSHTPGTSLRLDFFNMEELAARWLFRQDPLPYSRLNRVLIVGLSSFGQAVLIEMARHWRMHQPKAPGRLRVDLVVPASRPALDELLHRYPFLAEICDIVTHEREPRELLPGQTFRVPHDRVFICYDDEEQGLKVALTMPSLWRGGPGSVIVPVIRLSGLTEAFTDSGDRPGLLDAISGTVRCYPMVEAAGDPDRIGDDLVERLGRSIHDRYVLSHRAAQADLAQPANPALLPWPELPEDLRGTNRAHAEDIGRKLRTLGLAVAPRMLANPEVRLNRDQIERLAVLEHERWFAEWTMAGWKLGSWRDRVARTHPDLCAWGELSEGSREKCRQEMRQIPGVLADVGLEIVRIGVDVSAETDVVSAASTRTPDGDGAAR; encoded by the coding sequence GTGAGGTGGATCCTTCTGGAGCAGGAGCGGAACAGGACGACGATCACCGCCCTCCGCGTGGCGTTCGTGGTGTTGGCGGTTGTCTCGGCGGTCCTGGGGTTCGTCGGGTACACCAAGATGTTCGCCGCCCAGCCTGGTGACACCACCACACCGGTCGACATCTTCTACTACACCCTGCAGTTGTTCGTGCTGGACGCCGATCCGTTGTCCGACCAGGCAGGCCTGCCGTGGCAACTGCAGGTAGCGCGTTTCGCCGCTCCGGCTGCGACGGTGTTCGCCCTGGTCGAGACCGCACGGGTGCTGCTGACCGGTGAGCTGCACCGGCTGCGCGCCCGCCGGGCGAGGAACCACGTCGTGGTGTGTGGTGACTCCGCCCTGGCCCACAGCCTGGCCGCCAGGCTGCACGCCGCGGGTCGGAGGGTGATCGTGGTGGGGCCGGCGGCGGGGGCACCGCCGGTGTCTCGCCGGCGGTTGTACATCGTGTCGGGAGATCCGACCAACGTCGAGGTGCTGCGGGCCGCCGGGGTGGGGCGTGCCGACCTCGTCTATGCCTGCACCGACGACAGTACGGACAACGTACTCGCCGCCACCACGGCTGGGCTGCTGCGCGATCACCGCAACGCCGGCATGCGGATCTACGCCCAGATTCACGATCCGGAGCTGTGCCTGGCGATGCAGGCCCGCCGGTTGAGCCACACGCCCGGCACCAGCCTGCGGCTCGACTTCTTCAACATGGAGGAACTGGCCGCCCGGTGGTTGTTCCGGCAGGATCCGCTGCCGTACAGCCGGCTCAACCGGGTGCTGATCGTCGGGTTGTCGTCGTTCGGTCAGGCCGTGCTGATCGAGATGGCACGGCACTGGCGGATGCACCAGCCGAAGGCGCCGGGCCGGCTGCGGGTGGATCTCGTCGTCCCGGCCAGCCGACCGGCACTGGACGAACTTCTCCACCGGTATCCGTTCCTCGCCGAAATCTGCGACATCGTCACCCACGAGCGCGAACCGCGCGAACTGCTGCCCGGTCAGACCTTCCGCGTCCCGCACGACCGGGTCTTCATCTGCTACGACGACGAGGAACAGGGTTTGAAGGTCGCGTTGACCATGCCGTCGCTGTGGCGCGGCGGGCCCGGATCGGTGATAGTGCCGGTGATCCGCCTCAGCGGCCTGACCGAAGCGTTCACCGACTCCGGTGACCGACCCGGACTGCTCGATGCGATCTCCGGAACCGTGCGTTGCTATCCGATGGTGGAGGCTGCTGGCGATCCTGACCGGATCGGGGACGACCTGGTGGAGCGGCTCGGCCGTTCGATCCACGACCGGTACGTGTTGTCTCACCGGGCAGCGCAGGCCGACCTGGCGCAGCCGGCGAACCCGGCACTGCTGCCGTGGCCGGAGCTACCTGAGGACCTGCGCGGTACGAACCGTGCCCACGCCGAAGACATCGGCCGTAAGCTGCGCACACTCGGGCTGGCGGTGGCCCCACGGATGCTTGCGAATCCCGAGGTGCGACTGAACCGGGACCAGATCGAGCGTCTCGCGGTTCTCGAACACGAACGGTGGTTCGCGGAGTGGACCATGGCGGGATGGAAACTGGGCAGCTGGCGCGACCGGGTCGCCCGTACCCATCCGGATCTCTGTGCCTGGGGCGAGTTGTCCGAAGGCTCCCGGGAGAAGTGCCGCCAGGAGATGCGGCAGATCCCCGGCGTACTGGCCGATGTCGGCCTGGAGATCGTTCGGATCGGTGTCGACGTCAGTGCCGAGACCGACGTCGTCTCGGCGGCGTCGACTCGAACACCGGACGGCGATGGGGCAGCGAGGTGA
- the fxsT gene encoding FxSxx-COOH system tetratricopeptide repeat protein — protein MSGSLSSHGHIVTFYSFESGTGRTMALANVAWILAANGKRVLAVDWDLESPGLHHYFRPFLTDPKLCQSRGVIDLMCDFAAGVVDPATPADRPQWYQPYADVEREAVSLNWRFPNNGSLDLLPAGVQDTAYSQRVSTFDWRNFYDRLNGETFLRAIRDSMRRHYDYVLIDSRTGLSNSARICTVIMPDTVVDCFTLNDQSIDGAAALAEAIHGQRSNEAVRILPVPMRVEAAEQLKLKAGRDYARYRFGSHLDAIAADVDAFWGDVEIPYKPFFAYKEILAVFGERSRQEHSLLSSFERLSGVITSNEVRECPAIDERERRRRLAQYERQNLLLPNDVVISYASVNRSWADWIANELENIGLRVTLRKVDLTTREASIGDPDLHTWLDSATRVLTLLSRDYVGSANAPAIWQAVAAKNPGGTALVPVRLDDTRLPAPFAQQPPTLDLVNMSEERARQALLGTFDGLAPSGRRTTSRHAPRFPSGQPPIWEVPQRNATFTGRSELLACLRDRLSADVTVVIPQALHGLGGVGKTQIALEYAHRFAVDYDIVWWISAEQPNLVRSSLAELAEELELPTGGDLGERVDTVLDTLRLGEPYQRWLLVFDNAGDPADLERYLPQGPGHTVITTRDAGWARRATTIEVGVFSRAESVALLQRRVPTLSAPQADMLAEKLGDLPLVIEQAGALLAVTGMPVETYNELLDSRLAEVLSENPPPSCGVPAAVTWRLSMDRLRRQMPAAAKLLEVCAFLAAEPIPISFFYNERFIEVLLPMDPLLSEPLVQGRLVQEIGRYALARIDSGQSTIQLHPLVRAVIRDGLPEDEQQANRRHVHEILAGLNPRDPDDTNHWRTYQQLHRHLEASGALGSTIPAVRQLVIDLVRYLWKRGDHQASQQLGEATLVSWKARHGDAAADVTTLSLRLHLANATRSLARYEEAFEADSMVRDELTRRLGADHPYAIMATSSLAADLRAKGRYAEARDLDEQGLALSTEVLGQEHYRTTNAMNNLALSLALVGDFQAAAALDEQALEIRRRTQGHRHRLILSSVAALGRDYRDLGRFSEAQELLSSHLPIAQEELGDTHPLTLRIIRTLAVTLRKAGAIEAAYQMTIEALPRHERRLGSLHPDTIACSSNLACNQSAIGDDRAARATAEDVLVRCRTKVGEDHPFLLSGENNLAIFLRRLGELDAAQPVAQRVVDRLSATLGPDHPYTLACRINLANQLYDLRDYAAALAVDLDVRERINRSLGPDHPDSLAAENNLAISLRRTGPQEQADSLAGGVLHRAYRVLGLEHPNSAAIRNGTRLNCDIDPPQF, from the coding sequence ATGTCCGGTTCGCTGTCCTCCCACGGTCATATCGTCACGTTCTATTCGTTCGAGAGCGGCACCGGCCGCACCATGGCGCTGGCCAACGTGGCCTGGATCCTGGCAGCGAACGGCAAGCGAGTCCTCGCGGTGGACTGGGACCTCGAATCCCCGGGTCTGCACCACTACTTCCGGCCGTTCCTGACCGACCCGAAACTGTGTCAGTCGCGCGGCGTGATCGACCTCATGTGCGACTTCGCAGCCGGAGTCGTCGACCCGGCGACCCCCGCCGACAGGCCACAGTGGTACCAGCCCTACGCCGACGTCGAGCGCGAAGCGGTGTCGCTGAACTGGCGGTTTCCCAACAATGGCAGCCTCGATTTGCTCCCCGCGGGGGTGCAGGATACCGCGTACTCGCAGCGCGTCAGCACCTTCGACTGGCGCAACTTCTACGACCGCCTCAACGGCGAGACCTTCCTGCGCGCCATCCGAGACAGCATGCGTCGGCACTACGACTACGTCCTCATCGACAGCCGAACCGGCCTGAGCAACTCCGCCAGGATCTGCACCGTCATCATGCCCGACACCGTGGTCGACTGCTTCACCCTCAACGATCAGAGCATCGACGGTGCCGCCGCGCTCGCGGAGGCTATCCACGGCCAGCGCAGCAACGAAGCGGTGCGGATCCTCCCGGTTCCGATGCGGGTCGAGGCGGCCGAACAGCTCAAGTTGAAGGCAGGACGCGACTACGCCCGATACCGGTTCGGCTCCCACCTCGACGCCATTGCGGCGGACGTGGACGCCTTCTGGGGCGACGTGGAGATCCCATACAAGCCCTTCTTCGCGTACAAGGAGATCCTCGCCGTCTTCGGTGAACGGTCCCGCCAGGAGCACTCGCTTCTCTCCTCCTTCGAACGACTCAGCGGTGTCATCACCAGCAACGAGGTCCGGGAGTGCCCGGCCATCGACGAACGGGAACGCCGCCGCCGGCTGGCGCAGTACGAACGCCAGAACTTGTTGCTACCCAACGACGTGGTGATCAGCTATGCCTCCGTGAACCGGTCCTGGGCCGACTGGATCGCGAACGAGTTGGAGAACATCGGCCTGCGGGTGACCCTACGGAAAGTCGATCTCACCACCCGAGAGGCCTCGATCGGAGATCCCGACCTCCACACCTGGCTGGATTCCGCTACCCGAGTGCTGACGCTGCTGTCCCGCGACTACGTCGGTTCGGCCAACGCGCCGGCGATCTGGCAGGCCGTCGCCGCGAAGAATCCGGGCGGCACCGCGCTCGTGCCAGTCCGGCTGGACGACACCCGGCTCCCGGCACCGTTTGCGCAGCAGCCGCCGACTCTTGATCTCGTCAACATGTCCGAGGAGCGGGCCCGCCAGGCGTTGCTGGGGACCTTCGACGGGCTCGCCCCGTCGGGCCGGCGCACCACGAGTCGCCATGCCCCCCGGTTCCCCTCCGGTCAGCCACCGATCTGGGAGGTGCCGCAACGCAACGCTACGTTCACCGGCCGCAGCGAGCTCCTCGCGTGCCTCCGTGACCGGCTGTCCGCCGACGTCACCGTAGTCATACCGCAGGCACTGCACGGTCTAGGCGGGGTAGGCAAGACGCAAATCGCGCTGGAGTACGCACACCGTTTCGCGGTCGACTACGACATCGTCTGGTGGATCTCCGCCGAGCAACCGAACCTGGTCCGCAGTTCACTGGCCGAACTGGCCGAAGAGCTCGAGTTGCCGACCGGTGGAGACCTCGGCGAACGGGTGGACACCGTGCTCGATACGCTGCGCCTCGGCGAGCCGTACCAGCGCTGGCTGTTGGTCTTCGACAACGCAGGCGATCCCGCCGACCTGGAACGCTACCTGCCGCAGGGGCCCGGGCACACCGTGATCACCACCCGCGACGCCGGCTGGGCACGCCGGGCGACCACCATCGAGGTGGGCGTGTTCAGCCGTGCCGAGAGCGTGGCCCTGCTCCAGCGCCGGGTTCCCACGCTCTCCGCCCCGCAGGCCGACATGCTCGCCGAGAAACTCGGCGACCTGCCGCTGGTGATCGAGCAGGCCGGCGCCCTGTTGGCAGTCACCGGCATGCCGGTCGAGACATACAACGAACTGCTCGATTCCCGACTGGCCGAGGTGCTCAGCGAGAACCCGCCGCCCAGCTGCGGGGTGCCGGCAGCGGTGACCTGGCGACTGTCGATGGATCGGCTGCGACGGCAGATGCCGGCCGCGGCGAAGCTGCTGGAGGTGTGCGCGTTCTTAGCCGCCGAACCGATCCCCATCTCCTTCTTCTACAATGAACGATTCATCGAGGTCCTGCTGCCGATGGACCCGCTGCTCAGCGAGCCGCTGGTGCAGGGGCGGCTGGTACAGGAGATCGGCCGGTACGCGTTGGCCCGCATCGACTCGGGCCAGTCGACCATCCAGTTGCACCCACTCGTGCGGGCGGTGATCCGTGACGGGCTGCCCGAGGACGAGCAGCAGGCAAACCGCAGACACGTCCACGAGATCCTCGCCGGGCTCAACCCCAGGGACCCGGACGACACCAACCACTGGCGTACGTACCAGCAGCTTCATCGGCACCTGGAGGCGTCCGGCGCCCTCGGCTCGACCATCCCGGCGGTCCGCCAGCTCGTCATCGACCTGGTGCGGTACCTGTGGAAGCGGGGCGACCACCAGGCGAGTCAGCAGCTCGGCGAAGCGACCCTGGTCAGTTGGAAGGCCCGCCACGGCGACGCGGCGGCGGACGTCACGACCCTATCGCTGCGGTTGCACCTGGCGAACGCCACCCGATCACTCGCCCGCTACGAGGAGGCATTCGAGGCGGACTCGATGGTCCGCGACGAGCTGACCCGCCGACTCGGGGCGGACCATCCGTACGCGATCATGGCGACCTCGTCGCTCGCCGCGGACCTGCGGGCCAAGGGTCGGTACGCCGAAGCCCGCGACCTCGACGAGCAAGGGCTCGCACTCTCCACCGAGGTGCTGGGTCAGGAGCACTACCGCACCACCAACGCGATGAACAACCTCGCGTTGTCGCTGGCCCTGGTCGGCGATTTCCAGGCCGCGGCCGCCCTCGACGAGCAGGCTCTGGAGATCCGCCGGCGGACACAGGGGCACCGGCACCGGCTGATCCTGTCGTCAGTGGCGGCGCTCGGTCGCGACTACCGGGATCTGGGGCGGTTCTCCGAGGCTCAGGAACTGCTTAGCAGCCACCTTCCGATCGCGCAGGAGGAGTTGGGCGACACTCATCCGCTGACGCTCCGGATCATCCGGACGCTGGCGGTGACGCTGCGCAAGGCCGGCGCGATCGAGGCCGCCTACCAGATGACCATCGAGGCGTTGCCCCGGCACGAACGTCGGCTCGGGTCACTGCACCCGGACACGATCGCCTGCTCCAGCAACCTCGCCTGTAACCAGTCGGCGATCGGTGACGACCGGGCCGCCCGGGCGACCGCCGAGGACGTCCTCGTCCGCTGCCGCACCAAGGTCGGCGAGGATCACCCGTTCCTGCTGTCCGGGGAGAACAACCTCGCGATCTTCCTACGCCGGCTGGGTGAACTCGACGCGGCGCAGCCGGTGGCACAGCGGGTGGTCGACCGGCTCTCGGCGACTCTCGGGCCGGACCATCCGTACACGCTCGCCTGCCGGATAAACCTCGCCAACCAGCTGTACGACCTGCGCGACTACGCCGCCGCGCTGGCAGTCGATCTCGACGTCCGTGAGCGGATCAACCGGTCGCTCGGCCCCGACCACCCGGACTCCCTCGCCGCCGAGAACAACCTCGCCATCAGCCTTCGCCGGACCGGGCCGCAGGAACAGGCAGACTCCCTCGCCGGCGGCGTACTGCACCGGGCATACCGGGTCCTCGGTCTGGAGCATCCCAACTCGGCGGCGATCCGTAACGGAACCCGGCTCAACTGCGATATCGATCCGCCGCAGTTCTGA
- a CDS encoding AraC family transcriptional regulator translates to MDPLEAVLSLVGATARVSAGLSAGGDWAVRFDPPAGAKFNAVRRGSCLLLVDGVAAPVPLGDGDCFLLTRPVAFTLCSDPLLPAEPSQPLYAAAGDGVARAGTGDELRLIGGSFTFGARGQALLLDDLPTVIHVPANTSEAATVRWAIGEIETELRACAPAATLVASQLALVMLIRILRLHLARSPHPADGWLAGLADPVSAAALRAMHARPAYGWTVAELARAAGVSRSTLAARFKRVVGTGPLEYLTGWRIELAADRLRHGDDTIATIARAVGYGSESSLSVAFKRATGQAPRAYRLDHHEGAR, encoded by the coding sequence GTGGATCCACTCGAAGCGGTCCTGTCGTTGGTCGGTGCCACCGCACGGGTATCAGCCGGTCTCAGCGCCGGTGGCGACTGGGCGGTCCGTTTCGACCCACCGGCCGGCGCGAAGTTCAACGCCGTACGACGCGGAAGTTGCCTGTTGCTGGTCGACGGCGTCGCAGCGCCCGTTCCACTTGGCGACGGTGACTGCTTCCTGCTGACCCGGCCGGTCGCGTTCACCCTGTGCAGCGACCCACTGCTGCCGGCTGAGCCTTCCCAACCGCTATACGCTGCCGCAGGAGACGGGGTGGCGCGCGCCGGAACCGGTGACGAGCTACGGCTGATCGGCGGCAGCTTCACCTTCGGCGCACGCGGGCAGGCGTTACTGCTGGACGATCTGCCGACGGTGATCCACGTACCGGCCAACACCTCGGAAGCGGCGACGGTGCGCTGGGCGATCGGCGAGATCGAGACTGAGCTGCGGGCCTGTGCACCGGCGGCGACCCTGGTCGCGAGTCAGTTGGCGCTGGTGATGCTGATCCGGATCCTCCGGCTGCATCTGGCCCGCAGTCCACACCCGGCCGATGGCTGGCTCGCCGGACTCGCCGACCCGGTGAGCGCTGCGGCACTGCGCGCCATGCACGCCCGTCCCGCCTACGGGTGGACCGTCGCGGAGCTCGCCCGGGCAGCAGGGGTGTCCCGCTCCACGCTCGCCGCACGATTCAAGCGGGTGGTCGGCACCGGTCCACTGGAATACCTGACCGGGTGGCGCATCGAACTCGCCGCCGACCGACTGCGCCATGGCGACGACACCATCGCCACTATCGCCCGAGCCGTCGGGTACGGATCGGAGAGCTCGCTCAGCGTCGCCTTCAAACGCGCCACCGGCCAGGCACCACGCGCCTACCGGCTGGACCACCACGAGGGCGCGCGATAA
- a CDS encoding SDR family NAD(P)-dependent oxidoreductase, which translates to MTSSSRALRLPFGGRTTGAEILDGVDLSGRRMIVTGGASGIGAETTRALAAAGAQVTVAVRDLAPVGPLVAEFGGGPGNGLVRAALLDLADPASVTAFAAAWEGPLHALVANAAIMAVPQRTITSYGWELQLATNFLGHFLLANALRPALCAAGAARVVLVSSGAHRDWPVELDDPHFDRRPYDPWAAYGQSKSADVLLAVAIARRWVGDGITANTLNPGYVHTRLQRHVDPATMRAGGWMDAAGDLLHPAYFKTPAQGASTSVLLAGSPLVADVNGGYFEDNQLVPVAGDGSTATGDASAVAAHALDAATAQRLWNWTERSVCTGQPGRR; encoded by the coding sequence ATGACTTCTAGCTCGCGAGCCCTGCGGCTGCCGTTCGGCGGTCGGACCACCGGTGCCGAAATCCTCGACGGAGTCGATCTCTCCGGGCGACGGATGATCGTCACTGGTGGGGCGTCCGGCATCGGTGCGGAAACCACCCGGGCGTTGGCCGCCGCCGGGGCGCAGGTGACCGTCGCGGTACGGGATCTCGCACCCGTCGGGCCGCTGGTCGCCGAGTTCGGTGGCGGCCCGGGTAACGGGCTGGTTCGGGCCGCGCTGCTCGACCTGGCCGACCCGGCGTCGGTCACGGCGTTCGCCGCAGCCTGGGAAGGCCCGCTGCATGCGCTGGTGGCCAACGCCGCGATCATGGCGGTGCCCCAACGCACGATCACCTCGTACGGATGGGAATTGCAATTGGCGACCAACTTCCTCGGCCATTTTCTCCTGGCCAACGCCCTGCGGCCCGCGCTGTGTGCCGCCGGCGCGGCGCGGGTGGTGCTGGTCAGCTCGGGAGCGCACCGGGACTGGCCGGTTGAGCTCGACGATCCGCATTTCGACCGTCGACCGTACGACCCGTGGGCGGCGTACGGCCAGTCGAAGAGTGCCGACGTGCTGCTGGCCGTCGCGATCGCGCGACGTTGGGTCGGTGACGGAATCACCGCCAACACCCTGAATCCCGGCTACGTCCACACCCGGTTGCAGCGGCACGTCGACCCGGCGACGATGCGGGCCGGCGGCTGGATGGACGCCGCTGGCGACCTGCTGCATCCGGCGTACTTCAAGACCCCGGCCCAGGGCGCGTCGACCTCGGTGTTGTTGGCCGGCTCCCCATTGGTGGCCGACGTCAACGGCGGCTACTTCGAGGACAACCAACTGGTTCCGGTAGCCGGGGACGGCAGTACTGCGACCGGAGACGCCAGCGCGGTGGCCGCGCACGCTCTCGACGCGGCCACCGCACAGCGGCTCTGGAACTGGACCGAGCGATCGGTCTGCACCGGGCAGCCCGGCCGCCGCTGA
- a CDS encoding alpha/beta fold hydrolase, which translates to MGYLTMQDGTELYYKDWGSGPAVVFSHGWPLNADAWDGQLLFLAQQGFRVIAHDRRGHGRSSQSPDNNDMNGYADDLATVIEALGISEATLVGHSTGGGEVARYIGRYGTDRVTKAVLISSVPPIMVQTPDNPDGLPLAVFDEMRATLAKDRSQFYQDLALKFYGANRSGAKVSKGVLDAFWAASMQAGLWNAYQCVAAFSETDFRDDLAAFDIPTMVIQGDDDQIVPIKNASMKTAQMVPGTQEVYYPGAPHGITATHQDQVNEDLLTFLKS; encoded by the coding sequence ATGGGTTACCTCACCATGCAGGACGGCACCGAGCTCTACTACAAGGATTGGGGTTCGGGACCGGCGGTAGTCTTCTCGCACGGCTGGCCGCTCAACGCCGATGCCTGGGACGGCCAGCTGCTGTTCCTCGCCCAGCAGGGATTCCGGGTGATCGCACACGACCGGCGTGGACACGGCCGGTCCAGCCAGTCACCGGACAACAACGACATGAACGGCTACGCGGACGATCTCGCCACCGTCATCGAGGCGCTGGGGATCAGTGAGGCCACCCTGGTGGGCCACTCCACCGGTGGCGGCGAAGTCGCCCGCTACATCGGCCGGTACGGCACCGATCGGGTCACCAAGGCGGTGCTGATCTCTTCGGTCCCGCCGATCATGGTGCAGACCCCGGACAATCCGGACGGACTGCCGCTGGCGGTGTTCGACGAGATGCGGGCCACGCTGGCAAAGGACCGGTCGCAGTTCTATCAGGATCTGGCGCTGAAGTTCTACGGTGCCAACCGGTCGGGCGCGAAGGTGTCCAAGGGTGTGCTCGACGCGTTCTGGGCCGCGAGCATGCAGGCCGGCCTGTGGAACGCGTACCAGTGCGTCGCGGCGTTCTCTGAAACGGACTTCCGGGATGATCTGGCCGCTTTCGACATCCCGACGATGGTGATTCAGGGCGACGACGACCAGATCGTGCCCATCAAGAACGCCTCGATGAAGACCGCGCAGATGGTGCCGGGAACCCAGGAGGTGTACTACCCGGGTGCGCCGCACGGCATCACGGCGACGCACCAGGATCAGGTGAACGAGGACCTGCTCACCTTCCTCAAGAGCTGA